One Pseudomonas sp. FP1742 genomic window carries:
- a CDS encoding DUF167 domain-containing protein, which translates to MSYFRWDGDDLILECHLQPAARSDDFCGLHGDRLKIRLTAPPVEGKANAYLMAFLAKAFGVSKSQVSLISGELNRQKRVRICSPKKLPELPGLVRQN; encoded by the coding sequence GTGAGCTACTTTCGCTGGGACGGTGATGACCTGATTCTGGAGTGTCACCTGCAACCGGCAGCCCGCAGCGATGATTTCTGCGGGCTGCACGGTGATCGCCTGAAGATCCGCCTGACCGCACCGCCTGTCGAAGGCAAGGCCAACGCGTACCTGATGGCGTTTCTGGCCAAGGCGTTCGGGGTTTCCAAGAGCCAGGTCAGCTTGATCAGCGGAGAGCTGAACCGGCAGAAACGGGTGCGGATCTGTTCGCCGAAGAAGCTGCCGGAGTTGCCTGGGTTGGTGCGACAGAACTGA
- the proC gene encoding pyrroline-5-carboxylate reductase has product MSKTRIAFIGAGNMAASLIGGLRAKGLDAAQIRASDPGEETRARVHAEHGIEVFADNAQAIDGVDVVVLAVKPQAMKAVCEAIRPSLKPNQLVVSIAAGITCASMNNWLGAQPIVRCMPNTPALVRQGVSGLYATAQVSAEQRQQAQELLSAVGIALWLDEEQQLDAVTAVSGSGPAYFFLLIEAMTAAGVKLGLPRETAAQLTLQTALGAAHMAVASDVDAAELRRRVTSPAGTTEAAIKAFQAGGFEALVEKALGAAAHRSAEMAEQLGQ; this is encoded by the coding sequence ATGAGCAAGACTCGTATTGCCTTTATCGGAGCCGGCAACATGGCCGCCAGCCTGATCGGCGGCCTGCGCGCCAAAGGTCTGGACGCCGCGCAGATCCGCGCCAGCGATCCGGGTGAAGAAACCCGTGCCCGCGTGCATGCCGAACACGGCATCGAAGTGTTTGCCGACAACGCCCAAGCCATCGACGGCGTGGACGTGGTCGTGCTGGCGGTCAAGCCCCAGGCGATGAAAGCCGTTTGCGAAGCCATCCGCCCCAGCCTCAAGCCAAATCAGCTGGTGGTGTCGATTGCGGCCGGCATCACCTGCGCCAGCATGAACAACTGGCTGGGCGCCCAGCCCATCGTGCGCTGCATGCCCAACACCCCGGCGCTGGTGCGCCAGGGCGTGAGCGGTTTGTACGCCACGGCCCAAGTGAGCGCCGAGCAACGCCAGCAGGCGCAAGAGTTGCTGTCGGCGGTTGGCATCGCGTTGTGGCTGGACGAAGAACAGCAACTGGACGCGGTCACCGCCGTTTCCGGCAGCGGCCCGGCCTACTTCTTCCTGCTGATCGAAGCCATGACCGCCGCTGGCGTGAAGCTCGGCCTGCCACGCGAAACCGCAGCACAACTGACCCTGCAAACCGCGCTGGGCGCCGCGCACATGGCAGTCGCCAGTGATGTCGACGCCGCTGAACTGCGTCGCCGCGTGACGTCGCCTGCGGGCACCACGGAAGCGGCGATCAAAGCGTTCCAGGCCGGCGGCTTCGAAGCCCTGGTGGAAAAAGCACTCGGCGCCGCCGCGCACCGCTCGGCCGAGATGGCCGAACAATTGGGTCAATAA
- the rdgB gene encoding RdgB/HAM1 family non-canonical purine NTP pyrophosphatase, with translation MINFTQLVLASHNAGKLKELQAMLGESVHLRSIGEFSSVEPEETGLSFVENAILKARNASRISGLPALADDSGLAVDFLGGAPGIYSARYADGKGDAANNAKLLDVMKDVPQAERGAQFVCVLALVRHADDPLPILCEGLWHGRILTQASGEHGFGYDPLFWVPERECSSAELKPSDKNQISHRARAMDLLRQRLGLK, from the coding sequence ATGATCAATTTCACGCAACTCGTATTGGCCAGCCATAACGCCGGCAAACTCAAGGAACTCCAGGCCATGCTCGGCGAATCGGTGCACTTGCGCTCGATCGGCGAGTTCAGCAGCGTCGAGCCTGAAGAAACCGGCCTGTCGTTCGTCGAAAACGCCATTCTCAAGGCCCGCAATGCCTCGCGCATTTCCGGCCTGCCGGCCTTGGCCGACGATTCGGGGCTGGCGGTGGACTTCCTCGGCGGTGCGCCGGGTATCTATTCGGCCCGTTACGCTGACGGCAAAGGCGATGCGGCGAACAACGCCAAACTGCTCGATGTCATGAAAGACGTGCCACAAGCCGAGCGCGGCGCGCAATTCGTCTGCGTATTGGCGCTGGTGCGTCATGCCGACGATCCGTTGCCAATCCTCTGCGAAGGCCTGTGGCATGGGCGCATCCTGACCCAGGCCAGCGGTGAACACGGCTTTGGCTACGATCCGCTGTTCTGGGTGCCGGAACGCGAGTGCTCCAGTGCCGAGCTTAAGCCCAGCGACAAGAACCAGATCAGTCACCGCGCCCGTGCAATGGATCTGCTGCGCCAGCGTCTGGGCTTGAAATGA
- the metW gene encoding methionine biosynthesis protein MetW has translation MRADLEIIQEWIPAGSRVLDLGCGDGELLTWLRDHKQVTGYGLENDPDNIAECVAKGINVIEQDLDKGLGNFASNSFDIVVMTQALQAVHYPDKILDEMLRVGRQCIITFPNFGHWRCRWYLASKGRMPVSEFLPYTWYNTPNIHFCTFEDFEALCREREARVIDRLAVDQQHRHGWASKLWPNLLGEIGIYRVSSPGLPDHKVAV, from the coding sequence ATGAGAGCCGATCTGGAAATCATCCAGGAATGGATCCCCGCCGGCAGCCGCGTGCTCGACCTCGGCTGCGGTGACGGCGAGTTGCTGACCTGGCTGCGCGACCACAAGCAGGTCACCGGCTACGGCCTGGAAAACGACCCGGACAACATTGCCGAGTGCGTGGCCAAAGGCATCAACGTCATCGAGCAGGACCTGGACAAGGGTCTGGGCAACTTTGCCAGCAACAGCTTCGACATCGTGGTCATGACCCAGGCCCTGCAAGCCGTGCATTACCCGGACAAGATCCTCGACGAAATGCTGCGGGTCGGGCGCCAATGCATCATCACCTTCCCCAACTTCGGTCACTGGCGCTGCCGCTGGTACCTGGCGAGCAAGGGCCGGATGCCGGTTTCGGAGTTTCTGCCATACACCTGGTACAACACGCCAAACATTCACTTCTGCACCTTCGAAGACTTTGAAGCGCTGTGTCGCGAACGTGAAGCCAGGGTCATTGATCGACTTGCCGTGGATCAACAGCATCGACACGGGTGGGCCAGTAAGCTATGGCCTAATCTGTTAGGTGAGATCGGCATCTATCGCGTCAGCAGCCCCGGTCTGCCGGACCACAAGGTCGCGGTCTGA
- a CDS encoding homoserine O-acetyltransferase yields MPAAFPPDSVGLVTPQLAHFSEPLALACGRSLPAYDLIYETYGTLNATANNAVLICHALSGHHHAAGFHSPDDRKPGWWDSCIGPGKPIDTNKFFVVSLNNLGGCNGSTGPSSINPETGKPFGADFPVLTVEDWVHSQARLADLLGIDQWAAVIGGSLGGMQALQWTITYPDRVRHCLAIASAPKLSAQNIAFNEVARQAILTDPEFHGGSFQEYGVIPKRGLMLARMVGHITYLSDDSMGEKFGRGLKSEKLNYDFHSVEFQVESYLRYQGEEFSGRFDANTYLLMTKALDYFDPAANFDDNLAKTFEGAKAKFCVMSFTTDWRFSPARSRELVDALMAARKDVCYLEIDAPQGHDAFLIPIPRYLQAFSNYMNRIAL; encoded by the coding sequence ATGCCAGCTGCCTTCCCCCCCGATTCTGTTGGTCTGGTGACGCCGCAACTGGCGCACTTCAGTGAACCCCTGGCCCTGGCCTGTGGCCGTTCGCTGCCAGCTTATGACCTGATCTATGAAACCTACGGCACGCTGAACGCCACGGCGAACAATGCCGTGCTGATCTGCCACGCCTTGTCCGGCCACCATCACGCCGCCGGCTTCCACAGCCCCGACGACCGCAAACCCGGTTGGTGGGACAGCTGCATCGGCCCCGGCAAACCGATCGACACCAACAAGTTCTTCGTGGTCAGCCTGAACAACCTTGGCGGTTGCAACGGTTCCACCGGCCCCAGCAGCATCAATCCGGAAACCGGCAAGCCGTTCGGTGCCGACTTCCCGGTACTGACCGTGGAAGACTGGGTACACAGCCAGGCGCGCCTGGCCGACCTGCTCGGCATCGACCAATGGGCGGCGGTGATCGGCGGCAGCCTGGGCGGCATGCAGGCCCTGCAGTGGACCATCACCTACCCGGACCGCGTGCGGCACTGCCTGGCCATCGCCTCGGCGCCGAAACTGTCGGCGCAGAACATCGCGTTCAACGAAGTCGCACGTCAGGCGATCCTCACCGACCCGGAGTTCCACGGCGGTTCGTTCCAGGAATACGGGGTGATCCCCAAGCGCGGGCTGATGCTGGCGCGGATGGTCGGGCACATCACGTACCTGTCCGATGACTCCATGGGCGAGAAATTCGGTCGCGGCCTCAAGAGCGAAAAGCTCAACTACGACTTCCACAGCGTCGAGTTCCAGGTCGAAAGCTACCTGCGCTATCAGGGTGAAGAGTTTTCCGGGCGTTTCGACGCCAACACCTACCTGCTGATGACCAAGGCGCTGGATTACTTCGACCCGGCGGCGAACTTCGACGATAACCTGGCGAAAACCTTCGAAGGCGCGAAGGCCAAGTTCTGCGTGATGTCCTTCACCACCGACTGGCGCTTCTCCCCTGCCCGCTCGCGGGAGCTGGTGGACGCACTGATGGCGGCCAGGAAAGACGTCTGCTACCTGGAGATCGATGCTCCGCAAGGCCACGACGCCTTCCTGATTCCGATCCCGCGTTACTTGCAGGCCTTCAGCAATTACATGAACCGTATAGCGCTTTGA
- a CDS encoding YggT family protein, translating to MIGLNTAAVYVLQTLGSLYLLIVLLRFVLQLVRANFYNPLCQFAVKATQPLLKPLRRIIPSLFGLDMSSLVLAILVQLALMALTLLLTFGTTGNPLQLLIWSMIGVTALFLNIFFYALIISVILSWVAPGSHNPGAELVNQICEPALAPFRKILPNLGGLDISPILAFMVIKLIDMLVINNLAALTMMPQILRLLI from the coding sequence ATGATTGGATTGAACACTGCAGCGGTCTACGTGCTGCAAACCCTCGGCAGCCTGTATCTGCTGATCGTGCTGCTGCGTTTCGTGCTGCAACTGGTGCGCGCGAACTTCTACAACCCGCTGTGCCAGTTCGCCGTGAAAGCCACCCAGCCACTGCTCAAGCCACTGCGCCGGATCATCCCGAGCCTGTTCGGCCTGGACATGTCCTCGCTGGTGCTGGCGATCCTCGTGCAACTGGCGTTGATGGCCCTGACCCTGCTGCTGACCTTCGGCACCACCGGCAACCCGCTTCAATTGCTGATCTGGTCCATGATCGGCGTGACTGCGCTGTTCCTGAATATCTTCTTCTATGCCCTGATCATCAGCGTGATCCTGTCCTGGGTCGCACCGGGCAGCCATAACCCTGGTGCCGAACTGGTGAACCAGATCTGTGAGCCGGCCCTGGCGCCGTTTCGCAAGATTCTGCCAAACCTCGGCGGCCTGGATATCTCGCCGATCCTGGCATTCATGGTGATCAAACTGATCGACATGCTGGTGATCAACAACCTCGCGGCCTTGACCATGATGCCGCAAATCCTGCGTCTGCTGATCTGA
- a CDS encoding YggS family pyridoxal phosphate-dependent enzyme yields the protein MSTIADNIAQVSSRIHAAALAAKRDEHNIQLLAVSKTKPAEALREAYAAGIRDFGENYLQEALGKQLELADLPLIWHFIGPIQSNKTRAIAEHFDWVHSVDRLKIAQRLSEQRPADLPPLNICIQVNVSGEASKSGCTPADLPALANAISALPRLKLRGLMAIPEPTEDRAAQDAAFAAVQSLQASLNLPLDTLSMGMSHDLESAIAQGATWVRIGTALFGARDYSRP from the coding sequence ATGTCCACGATAGCAGACAACATCGCTCAGGTTAGTTCACGCATCCACGCTGCCGCCCTCGCCGCAAAGCGTGACGAACACAACATCCAGCTGCTGGCCGTGAGCAAGACCAAGCCCGCCGAGGCCCTGCGTGAAGCCTATGCCGCCGGGATCCGCGACTTCGGCGAAAACTACTTGCAGGAAGCCTTGGGCAAACAGCTCGAATTGGCCGACCTGCCCTTGATCTGGCACTTCATCGGCCCCATTCAATCGAACAAGACTCGTGCTATCGCCGAGCACTTCGACTGGGTGCATTCCGTGGATCGCTTGAAAATCGCACAACGCCTGTCCGAACAACGCCCTGCCGATTTGCCGCCCTTGAACATCTGCATCCAGGTCAATGTCAGTGGTGAAGCCAGCAAATCCGGCTGCACCCCGGCCGACCTGCCCGCCCTGGCCAATGCCATCAGCGCGCTGCCGCGTTTGAAACTGCGCGGGCTGATGGCGATTCCCGAGCCGACTGAAGATCGCGCCGCCCAGGACGCTGCTTTTGCTGCCGTGCAGAGCCTGCAAGCCAGCCTGAACCTGCCACTCGACACACTTTCCATGGGCATGAGCCACGACCTCGAGTCGGCCATCGCCCAGGGCGCCACCTGGGTCCGTATCGGTACGGCCCTGTTTGGCGCCCGCGATTACAGTCGACCATGA
- a CDS encoding DUF4426 domain-containing protein, whose protein sequence is MGRLALFVLTACLSVTAMAADVIKGERQETFGDVTVHYNTFNSTYLTPDIAKAAELIRSKNQGVINVSVIKDGKPQTAQVSGTVKDLTSQSVPLKFKQITETGAVYYIAQYPVPQQEIRTFEIKVQTGDKINTINFNQELFPGE, encoded by the coding sequence ATGGGTCGTCTAGCGCTGTTTGTACTTACTGCCTGCCTGAGCGTCACCGCCATGGCCGCCGACGTCATCAAAGGCGAGCGCCAGGAAACATTTGGCGATGTGACAGTGCACTACAACACCTTCAACTCGACTTATCTGACACCGGACATCGCCAAGGCTGCCGAGCTGATCCGCAGCAAGAACCAGGGCGTGATCAACGTGTCGGTGATCAAGGACGGCAAACCGCAAACGGCGCAAGTCAGCGGGACGGTCAAAGACCTGACCAGCCAAAGCGTCCCGTTGAAGTTCAAACAGATCACCGAAACCGGCGCGGTCTACTACATCGCCCAGTACCCGGTGCCACAGCAGGAAATCCGCACCTTTGAAATCAAGGTGCAGACCGGCGACAAAATCAACACCATCAATTTCAACCAAGAGCTCTTCCCCGGCGAATGA
- a CDS encoding type IV pilus twitching motility protein PilT, with product MDITELLAFSAKQGASDLHLSAGLPPMIRVDGDVRRINLPALDHKEVHELIYAIMNDLQRVDFEKHLETDFSFEVPGVARFRVNAFNQNRGAGAVFRTIPSKVLSMDDLGMGEVFRKITESPRGLVLVTGPTGSGKSTTLAAMIDYLNSHRHHHILTIEDPIEFVHESRKCLINQREVHRDTRSFATALRSALREDPDVILVGEMRDLETIRLALTAAETGHLVFGTLHTTSAAKTIDRVVDVFPGDEKSMVRSMLSESLLAVVSQALIKKIGGGRVAAHEIMLGTSAIRNLIREDKVAQMYSSIQTGGSLGMQTLDMCLKDLVTKGLISREHAREKARSPDNF from the coding sequence ATGGATATCACTGAGCTGCTGGCTTTCAGCGCCAAACAAGGCGCGTCCGACCTGCACCTGTCCGCCGGCCTGCCACCGATGATCCGTGTCGACGGTGATGTGCGGCGTATCAACCTGCCGGCCCTGGACCACAAGGAGGTGCATGAGCTGATCTACGCCATCATGAACGACCTCCAGCGGGTGGACTTCGAGAAGCATCTTGAAACCGATTTTTCCTTCGAGGTGCCCGGGGTGGCGCGCTTTCGGGTCAATGCCTTCAACCAGAATCGTGGTGCGGGCGCGGTATTCCGGACCATTCCGTCCAAGGTTCTGAGCATGGACGACCTCGGCATGGGGGAAGTGTTTCGCAAGATTACCGAATCCCCTCGAGGCCTGGTGCTGGTGACCGGCCCGACCGGCTCCGGCAAGTCCACCACCCTGGCGGCGATGATCGATTACCTGAACAGCCATCGCCATCACCACATCCTCACCATCGAAGACCCCATCGAGTTCGTCCACGAATCGCGCAAATGCCTGATCAACCAGCGGGAAGTCCATCGCGATACCCGCAGCTTCGCCACAGCCCTGCGCTCGGCCCTGCGTGAAGACCCGGATGTGATCCTGGTGGGGGAAATGCGTGATCTGGAGACTATTCGGCTGGCGTTGACCGCCGCGGAGACCGGCCACCTGGTGTTTGGCACGCTGCACACCACCTCGGCGGCGAAAACCATCGACCGGGTGGTGGATGTGTTTCCGGGCGACGAAAAATCAATGGTGCGCTCGATGCTCTCCGAATCGTTGCTGGCGGTAGTGTCCCAGGCACTGATCAAGAAAATCGGCGGCGGGCGGGTTGCCGCTCACGAAATCATGCTCGGCACCTCGGCGATCCGTAACCTGATCCGTGAGGACAAGGTGGCGCAGATGTACTCGTCGATTCAGACCGGCGGGTCGCTGGGCATGCAGACGCTGGATATGTGCCTGAAGGATCTGGTGACCAAGGGCCTGATCAGCCGCGAGCATGCGCGGGAGAAGGCGCGGTCGCCGGATAATTTCTGA